From Tautonia marina, the proteins below share one genomic window:
- a CDS encoding DUF1501 domain-containing protein → MDRRDFLNWARNGLASAASASLLLRDGALRAGTPDEPGASGVIPPHFSPRASRAIHICLCGAMSHVDSFDHKPELIRAHGQSLVSDERPDVFFGQVGRLRAPDWTFRPRGQSGLMISELFPELAELADELTIIRSMYAETSNHTPAMFQENSGFRLNGFPALGSWLSYGLGSEADDLPAFVVIPDARELPAGGAIHWSNGFLPAQHQGVMIRSEGAPIEDLFPDRPVDPGAEAASRSLLEAMNRDHLASRSGDDAFAARIQAYELAARMQAAVPEVASLAAEGPETLALYGIDRPESAPFGRSCLLARRLLERGVRFVQLFSGGTFGSPRRNWDGHEDVRQNHGQEAARIDRPVAGLLRDLRRRGLLDDTIVLFTTEFGRTPFTQSAADVVGTGRDHNQYGFSVWLAGAGLKPGIAYGSTDELGWKAVESPVHWNDFHATVLHLLGLDHERLTFYHNGIQRRLTNVHGRVLRDLLA, encoded by the coding sequence ATGGACCGTCGCGACTTCCTCAACTGGGCCCGCAATGGCCTGGCCTCCGCGGCCTCGGCCTCGCTCCTGCTCCGCGATGGGGCGCTCCGGGCCGGGACGCCGGACGAGCCCGGCGCGTCCGGGGTGATCCCCCCGCATTTCTCCCCCCGGGCGAGCCGGGCCATCCACATTTGCCTCTGCGGGGCAATGAGTCATGTCGACTCGTTTGACCACAAACCGGAGCTGATCCGCGCGCACGGCCAGTCCCTCGTCTCCGACGAGCGTCCCGACGTCTTCTTCGGGCAGGTCGGCCGCCTGCGGGCGCCGGACTGGACGTTCCGGCCGCGTGGTCAGAGCGGACTCATGATCTCCGAGCTCTTCCCCGAACTCGCCGAGCTGGCCGACGAGCTGACGATCATCCGTTCGATGTATGCCGAAACGTCGAACCACACCCCCGCCATGTTCCAGGAGAACAGCGGATTTCGGCTCAACGGCTTCCCCGCGCTCGGCTCGTGGCTCTCCTACGGGCTCGGGTCCGAGGCCGACGACCTGCCCGCGTTTGTCGTCATCCCCGACGCCCGGGAACTGCCCGCCGGCGGCGCGATCCACTGGTCCAACGGCTTCCTGCCGGCCCAGCACCAAGGGGTGATGATCCGCTCCGAAGGGGCACCGATTGAGGATCTCTTTCCTGATCGCCCCGTGGATCCCGGCGCCGAGGCCGCCTCCCGATCCCTCCTCGAGGCCATGAACCGCGACCACCTTGCCTCCCGATCCGGTGATGACGCCTTCGCCGCGCGGATCCAGGCCTACGAGCTGGCCGCCCGCATGCAAGCCGCCGTCCCCGAGGTCGCAAGCCTCGCGGCCGAAGGTCCCGAGACCCTGGCCCTCTACGGCATCGACCGCCCCGAATCGGCCCCGTTTGGCCGCTCCTGCCTGCTCGCCCGACGACTCCTGGAACGCGGCGTTCGGTTTGTGCAGCTTTTCTCCGGCGGTACCTTCGGCAGCCCCCGCCGCAACTGGGATGGTCACGAAGACGTTCGCCAGAACCACGGCCAGGAAGCCGCGCGGATCGATCGGCCCGTCGCCGGCTTGCTCCGCGACCTCCGCCGCCGCGGCCTGCTCGACGACACGATCGTCCTGTTCACGACCGAGTTCGGCCGCACCCCCTTCACCCAGTCCGCCGCCGATGTCGTCGGCACCGGCCGCGATCACAACCAGTACGGCTTCTCCGTCTGGCTCGCCGGCGCCGGGCTGAAGCCCGGCATCGCCTACGGATCGACCGACGAACTCGGCTGGAAGGCCGTCGAGTCCCCCGTCCACTGGAACGACTTTCACGCCACCGTGCTGCACCTGCTCGGGCTCGACCACGAACGCTTG